The Nitrospira sp. sequence TCGCGAGTTGCGCGATCGGGAATGCCATAGGCAGGCAGTGCCAGAGCACCAACCAGAAGCAGGTCGAGCGTCGTGCCGGTCTCGGCGACATAGCGTGCTAAGAGCGCAATGAGTTGGTCAGTGTTGAGCGTGGGCAAAATACAGCGCCTCGGCGAAGGCCCGGTAGTCTCGCGAATCGATCGGACCGGGAGTGGAGGGGAGGGGCGTGCGGTTCAAGACAAACGTAATCAGCCGGCGATACTGGGTATACCATCGGCACGCAGTCAGGAACGCCTCATGGACCGCCGGATCAGAGTGCCAGGGAGAAAGATCCAGTCGATCATTCACGAGAATTTCAAGCCACAGCACCCGTCGACCTCGGGCTGTACGAAGGGCGTCCTCAATAGAAGACGTGCCCAAGTAGGCCGGCAAGAGCCGCAGGGGTGACTCGGTAGAGGGCGTGGTTGGGGACGGTTCCATAAGCGCAGTGTAGCAGAACTCCAATAAAATGTAGCAGGGGCCTTACGCTTCGAAGGCCGTACGCGGAATTCCGCTCTGACGAATAATCGATTGAAGTGTACCGATACGGAGTTCGACATGATCTGGAACGGGCACTGTCACCGTGCCGGAGGTGGTATGCCGTTGCATCACCATGTGGCTACCGCGTTGGCGGACCAGATGGAATCCGTGTTGCTAGAGAATGCGACAGGCGTCTCGTCCGGAGAGGATGCGGAGTTTACCCATGCGCCGCTTCAAAGCGGGTGACGAAGACTTCCGTGTGAAGGCGACGTTCGATTTCAGCAGGATCGGCACACTCCAGAAACAGTTCCACGGCCTCTTTGAGATTGGCGGTGGCTGACTCCACCGTCTCTCCCTGGCTCGCCACGTCAAGTTCCAGGCAGAGCGAGACAAACCCGCTGCCTTCTTTTTCAACAATCGCGGTGTAGCTTCGAGATCCCATCGTGTGCGAGCCTTTCCCATGGAGCGGAGGACGTTGATTGGACCTCAATATAGTCGATCTTGGCCGTGCTGCCTAGTTGGGATGCGAAGAATGTCATGAACCGTAGGCAAGCCATTCCGTAGCACGAGGTGCGACATTGGCGAGAATGGCAGCGGAGAAAACCGCAAAGGGAAAGACAAGAAAAGAAGAGCGGGAAGATCTGAAGCGTGAAGCCTGAAATGCTCTCGGCAGGGGGAGCCTGCCGGATACGTCAGTGCTTAGGCACGGGGCTCATCATTGAAGGGGTAGTCCGCAAGAAATAGATCTCTTCGGCTCTGCCATAGGGTCAAATGCGCCGTTGACAAGGGAGCCGAACAGTCGATAAGGTCGCGCCTGTTTTGGTTAGGAATAGATGTAAATGGTGGTATTTCTGAATTGTGAAGGTGGCTGCGTGCGGTTTGTCGTCGCGAGACATCACGAGAGAAAAACGGGGACATTCTGCATTATCGAGCGGCCTGAGGCGCTAAGCGGGGTTTAATTATGCCACGGACTGCGCGTGCGTCAGTCG is a genomic window containing:
- a CDS encoding type II toxin-antitoxin system HicB family antitoxin; translation: MGSRSYTAIVEKEGSGFVSLCLELDVASQGETVESATANLKEAVELFLECADPAEIERRLHTEVFVTRFEAAHG